A window of the Juglans microcarpa x Juglans regia isolate MS1-56 chromosome 5D, Jm3101_v1.0, whole genome shotgun sequence genome harbors these coding sequences:
- the LOC121264694 gene encoding probable pre-mRNA-splicing factor ATP-dependent RNA helicase DEAH5, with protein sequence MAPTSKDDSLKKLEYFSLVSKVCSELETHLGFGDKVLAEFITELGRNCETVDEFDAKLKENGAEMPDYFVRTLLTIIHAILPPKQNSDKESKNESASDGKKAKYSALAIADDRKRAKEIEREIELEARERRRDGEEREEENRHRRRDRDRDRDRDSDRDRDGERDRDRRDRRRDRHDRDERHRDRDIDGDQDVRRDYRSRERHWDRHEKHGRDDEDLVNNRDNGENEDYPRGGKDRTNGRYKSDEPELYKVYKGRVSRVMDSGCFVQLTDLKGKEGLVHVSQIATRRIANAKDVVKRDQEVYVKLISVSGQKLSLSMRDVDQNTGKDLLPLKKSSMDDTHRTNPSSGSKEGPATRMGLSGIRIFEEEDVVPSRRPLKRMSSPEIWEAKQLIASGVLSVTDYPTYDEEGDGVLYQEEGAEEELEIELNEDEPAFLQGQSRYSMDMSPVKIFKNPEGSLGRAAALQSALIKERREVREQQQRTMLDSIPKDLNRPWEDPMPDMGERHLAQELRGVGLSAYDMPEWKKDAYGKSISFGQRSKLSIQEQRQSLPIYKLKKELIQAVHDNQVLVVIGETGSGKTTQVTQYLAEAGYTTRGKIGCTQPRRVAAMSVAKRVAEEFGCRLGEEVGYAIRFEDCTSPDTVIKYMTDGMLLREILIDENLSQYSVIMLDEAHERTIHTDVLFGLLKQLVKRRPDLRLIVTSATLDAEKFSGYFFNCNIFTIPGRTFPVEILYTKQPESDYLDAALITVLQIHLMEPEGDILLFLTGQEEIDFACQSLYERMKGLGENVPELIILPVYSALPSEMQSRIFEPAPPGKRKVVVATNIAEASLTIDGIFYVIDPGFAKQNVYNPKQGLDSLIITPISQASAKQRAGRAGRTGPGKCYRLYTESAYRNEMSPTSIPEIQRINLGFTTLNMKAMGINDLLSFDFMDPPSPQALISAMEQLYSLGALDEEGLLTKLGRKMAEFPLEPPLSKMLLASVDLGCSDEILTIIAMIQTGNIFYRPREKQAQADQKRAKFFQPEGDHLTLLSVYDAWKNNNFSGPWCFENFVQSRSLRRAQDVRKQLLTIMDKYKLDVMSAGRNFTKIRKAITAGFFFHAARKDPQEGYRTLVENQPVYIHPSGALFQRQPDWVIYNELVMTTKEYMREVTVIDPKWLVELAPRFFKVVDPTKMSKRKRQERIEPLYDRYHEPNSWRLSKRRA encoded by the exons ATGGCCCCCACTTCCAAAGACGACAGCTTGAAGAAGCTCGAATACTTCTCGCTCGTCTCCAAGGTCTGCTCGGAACTTGAAACGCATCTAGGGTTCGGGGACAAAGTTCTCGCCGAATTCATTACGGAATTGGGCCGCAACTGTGAGACCGTCGATGAGTTCGATGCGAAACTAAAGGAAAACGGCGCCGAGATGCCCGATTACTTTGTCCGTACACTTCTGACGATAATACACGCAATTCTTCCTCCGAAGCAGAATTCCGACAAGGAGTCGAAGAATGAGAGCGCTTCGGATGGTAAGAAGGCCAAGTATTCGGCGCTGGCGATTGCGGATGATAGAAAGAGAGCTAAGGAGATCGAGAGAGAAATCGAATTGGAGGCACGGGAGCGACGTAGAGACGGGGAAGAACGCGAAGAAGAAAATAGACATCGAAGGAGAGATAGGGACAGAGACAGGGACAGGGACAGTGACAGAGACAGAGATGGGGAGCGAGACAGAGACAGAAGAGATAGGCGCAGGGATAGACATGATAGAGATGAGAGGCATAGAGACAGAGATATCGATGGTGATCAAGATGTTAGAAGGGATTACAGGAGTAGGGAAAGGCACTGGGATCGACACGAGAAGCATGGGAGAGATGATGAGGATTTGGTTAATAATAGAgataatggtgaaaatgaagATTATCCGAGAGGAGGTAAAGATCGTACAAATGGGCGGTATAAATCCGATGAGCCCGAATTGTATAAGGTTTACAAGGGTAGGGTCTCAAGGGTGATGGACTCGGGCTGCTTCGTGCAATTGACTGATTTGAAGGGGAAGGAGGGTTTGGTTCACGTTTCACAGATTGCAACTCGGCGGATTGCTAATGCCAAGGATGTGGTGAAACGGGATCAGGAAGTTTATGTGAAGCTGATTTCGGTGTCAGGTCAGAAACTGAGTCTTTCGATGAGGGATGTCGATCAGAATACTGGCAAGGATTTGCTTCCGTTGAAGAAGAGCTCAATGGACGATACGCATAGGACGAATCCATCTAGCGGGTCGAAGGAGGGGCCAGCAACTAGGATGGGTCTTTCAGGGATTAGGATTTTTGAGGAGGAAGATGTAGTCCCATCACGTAGACCATTAAAGAGGATGAGTTCACCGGAAATATGGGAAGCAAAGCAATTGATTGCTTCTGGTGTTTTGAGTGTTACCGATTATCCCACATATGATGAGGAAGGAGATGGAGTGCTATATCAAGAAGAGGGTGCTGAGGAGGAGCTTGAGATTGAACTGAATGAGGATGAGCCCGCATTCTTGCAAGGGCAGAGCCGGTATTCAATGGATATGTCACCTGTTAAGATTTTCAAGAACCCAGAAGGGTCTTTGGGTCGTGCAGCTGCACTTCAGTCTGCGCTGATAAAGGAGCGGAGAGAAGTAAGAGAACAGCAACAGCGAACTATGCTCGATTCTATTCCAAAGGATCTCAATCGTCCATGGGAAGACCCAATGCCAGATATGGGTGAGAGGCATCTAGCACAGGAGCTCAGGGGTGTTGGTTTATCGGCATATGACATGCCTGAATGGAAGAAGGATGCTTATGGAAAATCCATCAGTTTTGGGCAGAGGTCAAAGCTCTCCATTCAGGAACAAAGGCAGAGCTTGCCAATCTACAAATTAAAGAAGGAACTCATTCAGGCTGTGCATGACAACCAGGTCTTAGTTGTTATTGGTGAGACTGGTTCGGGTAAGACAACTCAGGTAACTCAATATCTTGCAGAAGCTGGATATACCACTAGGGGAAAAATTGGTTGTACTCAGCCCCGTAGGGTGGCTGCCATGTCTGTGGCAAAGAGGGTTGCTGAAGAGTTTGGTTGTCGGTTGGGGGAGGAAGTTGGGTATGCTATTCGATTCGAGGATTGTACCAGTCCAGATACCGTCATCAAGTATATGACGGACGGCATGCTTCTGAGGGAAATTCTGATTGATGAGAACCTTTCTCAGTACTCTGTTATTATGCTTGATGAAGCTCATGAGAGAACAATACACACCGATGTTCTTTTTGGATTACTAAAGCAACTAGTAAAAAGGAGACCTGACCTTCGCTTGATTGTCACTTCTGCCACACTGGATGCTGAGAAGTTTTCAGGGTATTTCTTCAACtgtaatatatttacaattccTGGTAGAACTTTTCCTGTGGAGATACTCTACACCAAACAGCCAGAAAGTGATTATCTAGATGCAGCTCTAATTACCGTGCTACAAATCCACTTGATGGAACCTGAAGGAGACATCCTTCTCTTCTTGACTGGCCAGGAGGAGATTGATTTTGCCTGCCAATCTCTTTATGAGAGGATGAAAGGTCTAGGTGAAAATGTTCCAGAATTGATTATTCTACCGGTATATAGTGCACTTCCTAGTGAAATGCAGTCGAGGATATTTGAACCTGCCCCTCCAGGTAAGAGAAAAGTGGTTGTGGCTACCAATATTGCCGAGGCATCTTTGACCATAGATGGGATTTTTTACGTAATCGATCCTGGGTTTGCGAAGCAAAATGTGTATAATCCTAAACAAGGGCTTGATTCACTGATCATAACTCCTATATCACAAGCATCAGCAAAGCAACGAGCTGGGCGTGCCGGGCGTACAGGACCTGGGAAATGTTACCGCCTCTACACTGAGAGTGCATACCGCAATGAGATGTCCCCAACCTCAATTCCTGAAATCCAGAGGATAAATCTTGGGTTTACTACGCTTAATATGAAAGCTATGGGGATAAATGATCTTCTGTCTTTTGATTTCATGGATCCGCCTTCACCCCAGGCGCTCATTTCTGCTATGGAACAGCTGTACAGTCTAGGAGCTCTTGATGAGGAGGGTCTTCTGACCAAATTGGGCCGGAAAATGGCAGAGTTTCCACTTGAACCGCCATTATCTAAGATGCTACTGGCCAGTGTGGACCTTGGATGCAGTGATGAGATTTTGACAATCATTGCAATGATTCAAACTGGCAATATCTTCTACAGGCCTAGGGAGAAACAAGCCCAAGCAGACCAGAAGAGGGCCAAGTTTTTCCAGCCAGAGGGAGACCATCTGACGTTACTTTCGGTTTACGATGCTtggaaaaataataacttttctgGGCCATGGTGCTTTGAGAACTTTGTGCAGTCTAGATCTTTGAGGAGGGCACAGGATGTAAGGAAACAGTTGCTCACCATCATGGACAA ATATAAATTGGACGTCATGAGTGCAGGAAGGAATTTTACAAAGATCAGGAAGGCAATTACTGCTGGATTCTTTTTCCATGCTGCTAGAAAAGACCCACAGGAGGGCTATAGGACCCTTGTTGAGAACCAGCCAGTTTATATCCATCCTAGCGGTGCTCTTTTCCAGAGACAACCTGACTGGGTCATCTACAATGAGCTCGTGATGACTACAAAAGAGTACATGCGAGAGGTCACAGTTATAGATCCTAAATGGCTCGTGGAACTGGCACCAAGATTCTTCAAAGTGGTAGATCCTACAAAGATGAGCAAGCGCAAACGACAAGAAAGAATCGAACCGCTTTATGACAGATATCATGAGCCTAATTCTTGGCGTCTGAGTAAACGCCGTGCTTGA